TGTGATTTTGTGGGATTGAATTTATTATCGACTTCGAGTTGTTCTATTGCGTCCTGTGTTTGGGTGGGCAGGGGGAAGTTCTCGTGGTTGATGAGATAGTGTACTGCGGCATAATCGCTTAATGCCGGCAGTAGTTTTTGCACGCCGCTTACGGCGGCGGGCGCCAGTTCTTTATTTCCGATAAAATCGCGCTGTGGCGCCTGATATTGTTGTTGTGCTGTTTGCACCAGGGCTTTTTTCAGCTGGCTGATGCCTTTGTTCTTGCGTGGGTTCACCGGGATCACGGGTACACCCAGTTCCGTTTCCAATCCTGGGACATCTACTTCTATGCCTTTGGAGCGGGCTATATCCATCATGGAGAGGGCTACCACTACCGGCACTTTGAGATCTATTATCTGGCTGCAGAATAGGAGGTTACGTTTGAGGTTACTGGCGTCCATTACCAGGAGGACCATATCGTATTTCACCTCGGTATCGACGCGCATCATTACCTGATAGGCGACCCATTCGTCGGCGCGGCGGGGGTACAGGCTATACGTGCCCGGGAGATCTATTACCGTTGCGGTTGTATTATCTTCCAGGGAAGCGTGCCCGGTTTTTTTATCTACGGTAACGCCCGGGAAGTTACCCACCTTTTGATTGAGGCCGGTAAGGGCATTAAACAACGATGATTTCCCGCTATTGGGATTTCCTACCAATGCTATGTGTACGTTCCTTCCTGTCAAAATCGAATTCTTAAAATATCAAAGGTACATACGGTGGATGGTATAACCTTACGAGATACGGAGTTTCAGTACATTTGCAGCCGGTAATCCGTATGTACCTTTAAAATCTGCTCAGAATGAAAAAGGCGTTGCTTATCCTGGTAGCATTTCCTGTTCTCACATATGCTCAAAGCCGTAAACAGAAAAAAGCGCAGGCCAAAGCTGACCTGGAAATTGTGACCAACCTGCGGGTGCATATTTCTTACCTGGCAGATGATAAACTTGGGGGCCGGCGTGCGGGTTCGGACGGAGAGCTTCTGGCTATGCAGTACATCAGCGAGCAATTTAGCAAGGCAGGGTTAGTGCCCAGGGGTGTACGGGCATTTGAGCAGCCCTTCCAGATAAGGCCGGGTAAACAGTTTTCACAGGGGGGCAATATGCTGAAGGTGAACGACCAGGCGCTTGTACCGGGTGAGGACTTCTTTCCCCTACCCTACTCTGCCACGGCGACCATGGAGGGATCGGCTTCGCCATCGCTGCGCGAAAAGGGTGAGCCCTGGTTCTGGGATCTGAAAGAAGCTTTTGACGAAAACAAGGACAATCCACATTTTGATGCATTGGCAGCTATTCACCATGAGGCTTCAATAGCTGCACGTAAGGGGGCGAAAGCATTGTTCATTATCAATACGGGGCTGCCATCCAATGATGTAAGCTTTAATAAAAGAGATACCCTGGCGGCCATGACGCTTCCGGTAGTTTATATTACCAGCGCTGCCGCCAAGCGTTATTTCCCGGACCTGACCACTTCGTATGCGCTTGACCTGCGGGTGAAAATAGAAGACCCGGTGCGTACGGGGCACAATGTAATTGGGTTTATCAATAACAATGCTGCTCATACTGTTATACTGGGGGCGCATTATGACCACCTGGGGCTGGGAGAAGACGGCAATAGTCTTGACGGTGAAGGGGCAATACATAACGGGGCTGATGACAATGCCAGCGGCACTGCGGCGCTGCTGGAGCTGGCGCGGTTATTAAAGTCTGCCGCTTACAAAAAGAACAATTACCTGTTCATTGCTTTTTCGGGTGAAGAACTGGGTTTACTAGGTTCGAAATACTGGCTTGAAAATCATTCCGCCGATATTGTTCCCAACTATATGATCAATATGGATATGATTGGCCGTTATGATAGCCACCGGTCGCTTACCATAGGTGGATATGGCAGTTCGCCACAGTGGGGCGGGTTGCTGAAAGGTATTACGGATCATTCTCTTTCTATCCGTTTTGACAGCAGCGGGGCGGGGCCAAGTGATCATGCTGCTTTCTATCATAAAGGTGTTCCTGTATTATTCTTTTTTACGAACAGTCATGAAGACTATCATAAGGCCAGCGACGATGCCGACAAGATCAATTACGAGGGAGCGCTTTCCATTGTAAAATATATACAGGAGGTGGTTGCCGCTACTGACAATGCGGGTAAATTATCTTTTGCGCGGACGAAAGATCCCGAGGTGGGCAGTGTTAATCTTCCGGTAACGTTGGGGATTATGCCTGATTATGCTTTCACCGGCACAGGTGTTCGTGTAGATGGCATCGGCAAGGGGAAACTGGCTGAACGCACGGGATTGAAAACGGGAGATATTGTTTTTCAACTGGGCGACCAACGCTTCACCGATGTCGTGAGTTACATGCAAACATTACGTACCTTTAAAAAAGGAGACACTACGCAGCTGCATATCAAAAGAGGCCAGGAAGAAAAAGTATTCGACATTCAATTTTAAAGCATCGTTACTTTCCAAATCATCGCGTGTGAAGCTGAAACTCAACATAGACGAACTTACTGAAGACTTTTTTACGGATACCAGGCTGTTAGGCATCACTGCGACCATCAAGAACTACCAGTTTTGCTGGCAGCTTAATCATATGCTGGGTTATAGTTTCCGATTGAATCCTGAAATAGAAATACACCTGCGTAAAAAAGAGCGCAGTTATTATTTTCCTGTTTACCAGCACGAGGTGCGGAACAGTTTTCTCAATCATTATCTTTATCGCAATCACTGCGATGGTGAGTATTTGTTACCTGAATTCAGGCATATGGATTTTCTATGGCTGATAAAGGGCGACTGTATTGAAGAAGAGCATTGCCGGCAGATGATCCAAAGTATTAAAAGTATTGGCGGTGTTCAGATGGTGGCGGAGCTCACCAATGAGAAAATAAAGAATAAGGGGCACCTGATATTTTAACTTCCCGTTCGTTTCATTCAAGAACTTTTATTCATGCTTCATAACAATACACCGGGTTTATGGTTTCAGGGGCAATATGCGCAGCCTAAAGCGGTGAAGCTGCTGTTGTTCAACGATAAAGTAAATCTTTATGCGTCGGAAACAGAGGAGTTCCTGGCGGCCTTTGCCATAAAAGACTGCCGTATTGCTACTGAGGGAGTACCTGTTGCGGGAGGTTCGGCTTTCTGGTTGCCTGATCAAAGTTTAGATGGTGAAAGGCGGGCCATATGGCATAAGATATATGTTTCGGCTGATGCATCGGGATACCTGTTGCTTAACGAAGCCAATGCCATCACCGGCTTTTTGTTAACGGCGATTCAAAACAAGAACCAGCCTATCCTGGGCCGTTTGCGCCGTTCGGGGCCGTTGTTGTTGTTAACGGGCATTTTTGCGGCTGTGGTGATCTTCTGTTATTTTCTTTTTACTGCGCTCATTCCGGCGATGGGGTTGCGGTTAATTTCCGTTCAGCAGGAGACGGCGCTTGGCCATACGTTGTTTAAGTCGACTGTCAACGCCAATATCATAGATACGCAGGCAAGCCGTATAGCACAGGATTTTGCGGGGCAGCTGCCGTTAAGCAAGCAATATGCTATCAGGGTATATGTAGTGGAAGATAAAACAGTCAATGCATTTGCTTTGCCCGGAGGTATTATTGTTATTCATTCGGGGATCATTCACAGCATGGGAAGTTATGAAGAGCTTGCGGCGTTGCTGGGGCATGAGGTAACACATATCAATGACCGTCATAGCTTACGGTCGATGCTCCAGTCGTTTTCTTTTTCGGCTTTATTGTCGGTGATCACTGGTGATGCTTCGGGGCTTACCGGTGTGCTGGCGTCGAATGCGGCGCAGCTGGAATCGCTATCGTATTCGAGGAAGCTGGAAACAGATGCTGATGAAAAAAGCATGGAGTTGTTGCAGGCGAGTGGTATTAATCCCGAGGGGATGATACGGTTGATGAAGCGGTTGCAGGCGGAGGAGCATGGCGGCGCTATTGCCTTTTTAAGTTCGCATCCGCTTACATCGGCACGAATTGAACATGCGGCTGCTTTTATAAAAAAGCATGCGGGAGAAAGTTACCCGGTAAATACATCGCTGCAACAGTGCTGGCGGCAGCTTAAAAGCGGCGGGACCAGTTTTTGATGCAGTATTATAAAAGCATATGTGGACCGAAAACAATAATCAATTATGCCGGACCTTCCGGTTCAAGGATTTTTCCGAGGCGTTTGCGTTTATGACCAGGGTAGCGCTGGCTGCGGAAAAGATGGATCATCATCCCAACTGGAGTAATAGTTATCATACTGTTGATATAAAGTTAAACACGCATGATGCCGGTGATGTTATCACGGAAAAAGACCGTGAACTGGCCCGGAAAATAGACGCACTGTTGTAACTTGTGTATGCCTGTTAAAAAACGATACACTATGACGATGCGAAAACTTCCGTTCCTGTTAGCAGTAATATGTACCATCAGCGCCTGCAAGTGTAATAGCAATAATGAAGCGGTTAAAGAGGAGGAAGCTGTTGTGCTGGATTCGGCGCAAACAGCGTTGAATATTATTGCGGAGGACAGCGCTACGGTTTTTGATGATGCCACCCGGCAGTGGCTGGGGCAAAGTTTGAAGCAGCCTGCTGTTAACTGGGATCGTTTTAAGCTTATATCGTTTTGGGCGGAAGACAGCATGCAGAAAGCGGATGCAGCGTTGCCGCGTGATTTTTATAACAGGTTTGCGAGTGTATTAAAATGGTCGCCGGACAGCAGTTATATTCTTGATATTGGATCGTATGGCGCTGTTGTTGTAAAGGATCGTACGGGGAAAGATGTGGTGGAAGCGGGCGAGCCTGATTCAGAAGTTTCTATTATTTATCCGAAAGAGCATAAGAAGGCCAGGATACTTTTTGGGGGGCCTTCTTCGCTGCAGGTGTTGAATGCTTCGTGGGCCGATTCATCGCAGGTTGCGATGCTGGCGTTGCAGGATACAAGTCGTACCGGCAGGCCTGATACCTTACTCTGGCTAATAGATGTGAAAGAGCATTTTTTCAGGAAGTACAAGTGGCAGTAGGCATTTGAGGGAATGCTGTAAAATAGAAAGAGGCTGTGTCTTTTCAGATACAGCCTCTTGTCGTATATAGGACAATGGTAAGTAAGTATTGTTTATTACCTGTTCATGCTTGCGAGGAACTCTTCGTTGCTTTTTGTGCCGCGCATACGTTTCAGCAATTCGTTCATTGCTTCTTCGGTATTCATATCGTTTAAGAATAATCTTAAAAGGTTCATGCGTTGCAGAACGTCTTTTTCGAGCAGCAGGTCATCGCGGCGAGTAGAAGAAGATACGAGGTCGATAGCGGGGAAGATACGTCTGTTAGCGAGGCGGCGGTCGAGTTGTAATTCCATGTTACCGGTACCTTTGAATTCTTCAAAGATGACCTCATCCATTTTAGAGCCTGTTTCGATAAGTGCTGTTGCGAGGATGGTTAAGGATCCACCGTGTTCAATTTTACGTGCAGCGCCGAAGAATTGTTTTGGTTTCTGCATTGCGTTAGCTTCGACCCCGCCTGATAATACTTTACCGGAGGCAGGGGCAACAGTGTTGTGGGCCCTGGCCAGACGGGTGATAGAATCGAGCAGGATAACTACGTCGTGGCCGCATTCTACGAGGCGTTTTGCCTTTTGTAAGGCGATGGTAGAGACCTTAACGTGTTTTTCTGCCGGTTCGTCGAAGGTAGAGGCGATTACTTCTGCTCTTACGCTGCGTTCCATATCGGTCACCTCTTCGGGGCGTTCATCGATAAGCACTACCATGAGGTATACTTCGGGGTGGTTGGCTGCGATAGCGTTTGCCACTTCTTTCAGTAATACTGTTTTACCAACTTTAGGTTGAGCCACGATCAGGCCACGCTGTCCTTTACCGATAGGAGCGAACAGGTCGATGATGCGTGTGCTATAGTTGGAAGGGGTAGTGAATAAGTTCAGTTTTTCGTAGGGGAATAATGGCGTCAGGTAATCGAATGGAACGCGATCGCGGACTTCATCGGGTCCTTTACCATTGATGGTTTCTACTTTCAGCAGTGCGAAATATTTTTCACCTTCTTTTGGCGGGCGAACGGAGCCGCAAACGGTGTCGCCGGTTTTGAGGCCAAACAGTTTTATCTGTGAAGGAGAAACATAAACGTCGTCGGGAGAAGAGAGGTAGTTATAATCTGAAGAGCGGAGGAAGCCATAGCCGTCGGGCATCATTTCCAATACGCCTTCTGCCTGAATAATACCGTCGAATTCTATGTTAAAGCCGGCTTCTTTCTTTGAAGGATACTGCGCAGCGCGGGGGCTGGGGTTATCGACGAGTTGTTGCGGAGCGATCATTTCGGCCAAAGCGAGCATACTTGCTGTTTCATCTTCGGTCATTTCTTCGTGGAGCTTAGCCAGTGCTTCGGGAGAGGGTTTTGTTTTGTGGACTGTAATAGGTGCTTTTGCCTCTTTTACGTCTTTCACCTCTTCTTCGTCGGCTGCTTCTTCGGGATGCTCTGCTGCTACCGGTTCTGCTATTTTTGTAGATTTACGTGTACGTTTTTTAGCCTGGTCGGATGGTGCTTTTTCTTTTTCTGCTACCGGGGCTTCTGTCATTACTTCTGCTTCTTCGGTGGTATTGGTAGTGTTAGCTTTCACTATTCTCTTGCGCTTTCCTTTTTCCGGGGTAACATCTTCTTTTTTCTCGCTTGCCATAACAGCTTGTTTATCTAATATCTTGTAAATCAGCTCCTGTTTGTCTAGTTTTTTGGCATTTGTCACCTTTAGTTGCTCTGCAATATCCAGCAACTCTGGGACCAGCATGTCGTTCAATTGCAAAATGTCATACATAAAATCGATAATAGGGATGTGAGTTTTAATCTTTAAACCCGTTCAAGTGATTAACTTAAAGATTGAAGAAAAATAAAAATTGATTGATTATGGGAAAACAGGCGTGCTGAGAGGTGATAGTGAACAAATCAGCTTGTTTCCATTGCAATGTTACTGTAATTTGTTTAAACCAAACAAAAAAATATTGGGTGTTTTGTTTTTTTTAAGATATAGCATTCAGCGGTTTGACACCGGTTTTCCCGGCTTTTGCCTGGAAGGTCTCAGCATTCCTTTACTCCTGTTTATATTCTAGCAATGATTCTGCCAGAACGATCGATCTTTAAAGGTTTCCGCAGTTTTCCTGCGTTTATTGTTCGAAGATTCCGGTCGTTTTCCTGTTTCAAATGTTCCCTTTTCCTTATAAATTGTTCCCTTTGCCGGTTCCCTGTGGGTGCTATGGTGGGTGTTGCTTTGCCAATATTTTAGCTTAGGCGGAGCAAAAGCCTGTTATTTCCTGCCTGTGATAGTTATATCTTTGCCCTTCTTTCGTGGCTTATAAGGGCCTTTTTAAAATAGTAATACAAAGCATCCTGGCATGTTTAACAACAGAGTAAAAATCAAAACGCTGTTAACCGGCGACGCATTAACCGGTTCCGAAGTAATTGTAATGGGTTGGGTTCGCAACTTCCGCAATAACCAGTTTATAGACCTTAATGATGGCAGTACCAATCAGAATATCCAGGTGGTGGTAGCGCTTGACCTGCTTGACGATGCCACCCGCAAACGTATTACTACCGGCGCTTCGATGCGTGTAAAAGGTGCGGTGGTACCCAGCCTGGGTAAAGGGCAAAAAGTAGAAGTGAAAGCTTCATCTGTGGAGATACTGGGAGACAGCGATGCTGAGAAATACCCGCTTCAGCCTAAAAAGCACAGCCTTGAGTTTCTTCGTGAAATAGCGCATCTGCGTTTCCGCACCAATACTTTTGGCGCTGTTTTCCGCATACGTCATTCCCTGGCGTTTGCTATTCACCAGTTCTTCAATGAGAAAGGATTTATTTACCTGCATACGCCTATCATTACCGCCAGCGACGCAGAAGGCGCCGGAGAGATGTTCCGGGTGACCACGCTGCCTACCGATAATCCGCCGCGTAATGAAGATGGCAGCATCAATTACAAAGAGGATTTCTTTGGTAAGAGCACCAACTTAACCGTTAGCGGCCAGCTCGAGGGTGAACTTGGTGCGATGGCGTTTAGTGAGATCTATACTTTTGGTCCTACTTTCCGTGCGGAGAATTCGAATACTACGC
The Filimonas effusa genome window above contains:
- a CDS encoding M28 family peptidase, whose protein sequence is MKKALLILVAFPVLTYAQSRKQKKAQAKADLEIVTNLRVHISYLADDKLGGRRAGSDGELLAMQYISEQFSKAGLVPRGVRAFEQPFQIRPGKQFSQGGNMLKVNDQALVPGEDFFPLPYSATATMEGSASPSLREKGEPWFWDLKEAFDENKDNPHFDALAAIHHEASIAARKGAKALFIINTGLPSNDVSFNKRDTLAAMTLPVVYITSAAAKRYFPDLTTSYALDLRVKIEDPVRTGHNVIGFINNNAAHTVILGAHYDHLGLGEDGNSLDGEGAIHNGADDNASGTAALLELARLLKSAAYKKNNYLFIAFSGEELGLLGSKYWLENHSADIVPNYMINMDMIGRYDSHRSLTIGGYGSSPQWGGLLKGITDHSLSIRFDSSGAGPSDHAAFYHKGVPVLFFFTNSHEDYHKASDDADKINYEGALSIVKYIQEVVAATDNAGKLSFARTKDPEVGSVNLPVTLGIMPDYAFTGTGVRVDGIGKGKLAERTGLKTGDIVFQLGDQRFTDVVSYMQTLRTFKKGDTTQLHIKRGQEEKVFDIQF
- a CDS encoding M48 family metallopeptidase gives rise to the protein MLHNNTPGLWFQGQYAQPKAVKLLLFNDKVNLYASETEEFLAAFAIKDCRIATEGVPVAGGSAFWLPDQSLDGERRAIWHKIYVSADASGYLLLNEANAITGFLLTAIQNKNQPILGRLRRSGPLLLLTGIFAAVVIFCYFLFTALIPAMGLRLISVQQETALGHTLFKSTVNANIIDTQASRIAQDFAGQLPLSKQYAIRVYVVEDKTVNAFALPGGIIVIHSGIIHSMGSYEELAALLGHEVTHINDRHSLRSMLQSFSFSALLSVITGDASGLTGVLASNAAQLESLSYSRKLETDADEKSMELLQASGINPEGMIRLMKRLQAEEHGGAIAFLSSHPLTSARIEHAAAFIKKHAGESYPVNTSLQQCWRQLKSGGTSF
- the rho gene encoding transcription termination factor Rho; the protein is MYDILQLNDMLVPELLDIAEQLKVTNAKKLDKQELIYKILDKQAVMASEKKEDVTPEKGKRKRIVKANTTNTTEEAEVMTEAPVAEKEKAPSDQAKKRTRKSTKIAEPVAAEHPEEAADEEEVKDVKEAKAPITVHKTKPSPEALAKLHEEMTEDETASMLALAEMIAPQQLVDNPSPRAAQYPSKKEAGFNIEFDGIIQAEGVLEMMPDGYGFLRSSDYNYLSSPDDVYVSPSQIKLFGLKTGDTVCGSVRPPKEGEKYFALLKVETINGKGPDEVRDRVPFDYLTPLFPYEKLNLFTTPSNYSTRIIDLFAPIGKGQRGLIVAQPKVGKTVLLKEVANAIAANHPEVYLMVVLIDERPEEVTDMERSVRAEVIASTFDEPAEKHVKVSTIALQKAKRLVECGHDVVILLDSITRLARAHNTVAPASGKVLSGGVEANAMQKPKQFFGAARKIEHGGSLTILATALIETGSKMDEVIFEEFKGTGNMELQLDRRLANRRIFPAIDLVSSSTRRDDLLLEKDVLQRMNLLRLFLNDMNTEEAMNELLKRMRGTKSNEEFLASMNR
- a CDS encoding 4a-hydroxytetrahydrobiopterin dehydratase, producing the protein MWTENNNQLCRTFRFKDFSEAFAFMTRVALAAEKMDHHPNWSNSYHTVDIKLNTHDAGDVITEKDRELARKIDALL
- a CDS encoding IPExxxVDY family protein → MKLKLNIDELTEDFFTDTRLLGITATIKNYQFCWQLNHMLGYSFRLNPEIEIHLRKKERSYYFPVYQHEVRNSFLNHYLYRNHCDGEYLLPEFRHMDFLWLIKGDCIEEEHCRQMIQSIKSIGGVQMVAELTNEKIKNKGHLIF